The genomic interval ATGTACAACTTCAAGCAGTCGATCGTCGACTTCGCGCGGGCCTCGTTCAACTACGGCCTGCAGCAGAACTACCCGGTGTACCTCTCCACGAAGAACACCATCCTGAAGGCCTACGACGGCATGTTCAAGGACACCTTCCAGGAGATCTTCGACGCCGAGTTCAAGACCCAGTTCGACGCGGCCGGGCTCACCTACGAGCACCGCCTCATCGACGATATGGTCGCCTCCTCCATGAAGTGGGAGGGCGGCTACGTCTGGGCCTGCAAGAACTACGACGGCGACGTGCAGTCCGACACCGTGGCCCAGGGCTTCGGTTCGCTCGGCCTGATGACCTCGGTGCTGCTCACCCCGGACGGCAAGACCTGCGAGGCGGAGGCCGCGCACGGCACCGTCACCCGGCACTACCGTCAGCACCAGCAGGGCAAGCCGACCTCGACCAACCCGATCGCGTCGATCTTCGCCTGGACGCGTGGGCTCGAGCACCGCGGCAAGCTGGACAACACCCCCGAGGTGATCGGCTTCGCGCAGGCGCTCGAGGATGTCGTCATCAAGACCGTCGAGGGCGGCCAGATGACCAAGGACCTCGCGCTGCTCGTCGGCGGGGACCAGGGCTACCTGAGCACTGAGGAATTCCTCGGCGCGCTGGACGTCAACTTGGCCCGCGCACTGCGTAGCTGAGCTGTTTTTCGCACGAATCGGGCACCCGCCCCACCGCGTTTCCAGCCGGTGGAACGGGTGCCCGGACTGTTTCCGGCGCTCAGCGAACCGACATGCGGCCGTCCGGGTCGACAGCCGCGCGGATATCGGACAAGCGGCTGGTGTTTGCGGCGAAGTAGCGGTTGGTGGGCTGAGCCGGTTCGAGGTAGTTGATGTAACCGCCCGCCGAATGCGCGCCGACCAGCTGGTGGGCTCGATCGATCCAAGCCGCCGCCTCGCCCGGATCTCGATAGTCCGTGGCGATCCATTGCAGGACCGCGCTGTGGTTACGCCATGGGCAGGCGGTGGCGTCGGCGAGCAGGTCGCGCACGGCGCCGTCGAGCGGATCGACCAGCACCATGCCGCGGCCGCCCGCGCTCGAACGCGAGGAGATGGCTTCAACCACCGCGTCCGCCAACTCGGGCGAGTATCGCGCGACCACATCGGAACCCGCCACCGTGCTCGTGCGGGGTGTATCGGGTCGCCCGCCCGCAAGGCTCAGGACCGCGTCGAGATGACCGAGTGTCCGATGATGTGTGCCGACCGGCGCGGCACCGATAACCCCGGCCAGGCGCGCCGCCGTCGTGACGCCGGTTCCCGCGGTGCAAACCAGCCGGATCGCACAGCCGACCGCGCCGGCGCCGTCCGCGCTGACCTCGACCGAGGCCCAGACGGTGCGCCCGGTCTCCGGCAGCCAGCGTGCCCAGCCGGTCAGTACCTGCTGGGCCGCTGTTCCGGAAAAGGCCAGGCGCACAATGTCTTTCGATGTGGCGGGACAGGTGCGGAAGGTCAGCGAGGTGAGCACGCCGAGGCCACCGCCACCGCCGCGCAGCGCCCAGAACAACTCCGGTCGATTCGCCGCCGAGACGGCTGTGCGCGAACCGTCGGCAAGCACGAGTGTGGCCTCGCGGAGCCGGTCGCAGGTCAACCCGTACAGCCGCGACTCCACGCCGATGCCGCCGCCGAGGGTGAGCCCGGCGATACCGACTGCCGGGCAGGTACCCAGCGGCAGGGTCTGACCGTGCCGGGCCAGTTCGGCTTGAATCCCATAGAGCGACGCGCCTGCGCCGATCACCGCGACGCCGTTGTCGTAGGTGATCTCGCGCATCTGCCGCAGGTCGATGACCAACGCGCCGTCGGCGGCCGACGCGCCGACATAGGAATGCCCGCCACCGCGGACGGCGATCGACAGATCGTGCTCGTCGGCGAAGGCGACGGCCGCGCGCACGTCCTCGGTGTCCGTCGCCCGGACCACGGCGGCGGGGCGCGCGGCGTCGAACCTCGGATCGAAAAGCTGTTTGGCCGTGGCGTATTCGCTGTCGGACGGGAGCAGCACCGGCCCGCGCGAGCGCGTACTCAGACGCGACCAGTCCAGCGAAGGGCCTTGCCGCACAACCGGTTCTGCCGCTGTGCGCGCGGCGAACCCGGAGCTGACCGCCGCGGCCGCTCCAACACTCACCGCGGCGCGCAGGAACGCCGCTCGCGACAGTTGACGGCTGATGCATCCGAGCCTATCCGAGAAGCCGGTCACCTTCGCGCCGAATGCGCGGCCTGGGGCGCGTGCACCAGCGCCGCGGTGATCCGCCGTACGACGGGAAGCACGAGCAGCAGGGTCGGAAACGCGATGGGCCAGGACACCGCCCACGAGCGCAACCAAATACCCAGGGCGAGACCGTCACTCATCAGCGTGCTGATGAACGACACGACGCACGTCATCAGAATCGACAACAGCATCGGCAGGATCACCGCCGAATACCGGGCAGGCAGCTTGCCGAAAGCGTTGCGGGAGTAGGACTTAGCGGAATTCATCGATCGCTCCGTCAGTGTTCGTCAGGCAGCGACTCCGCCGGATCGACGGAGTCGGTGCGTTGGTTGACGTGAACGCTTACGGCGACGCGATGTCGCGAGGCCGAGGATAGAACGGACGCACACGGCGACGCAAGCTCTGCCGCGTCGGCGGCCACTACCTCAGCGGTCAGTACTTCTGCGCCGACACTTGCGCGGCGGGTACTTCAACGGTCGATTTCGAAGCGTTTGAAGCGGGAGCCCGCGCCCGCGATCAGACGCACGGAGCTCTTCGATACGCCGTAATGCTCGGCGAGGAGTTCGATCGCGGCCTTGTTGGCTTTGCCCTCGACGGCCGGCGCGCGCACGTACAGGGTGAGGGTGCCGTCGGCGGCGGTTTCGACGAGCGGGCCCTTACGGCTGTTCGGCTTGACGGTCGCCCTTACCGCTGTCGGTGGCACGCGACTCTCCTGTCCCGGCAACGGTTTCCGCGGGCGCGGATGCTTCCGGACCTACCGTGTGCCGTGGTCGCCGGGGCCGGCGGATCAGTTTCACCAAACCCCACAGGGCCGCGCCGAGCAGCACCAGGAAGCCGAGCCAGGGAATCGCCTTGCCGAGGAAGACAACCGCGTCTTGCAGCCAACCCACCAGGGAATTCCAGCCTTCGACGATGCCGTCCCAGAAGTTGGACGGCCCGTCGTCGGAATGGTCGGCATCGGTGCGGAGCGAAATGGTCAGGGTGGACAGCGCGACCTGGTCGTCGAGACGCCGTTTCTGCGCGGTGAGGCTGTCGAGTTCGCCCTGGCGGCTGGACAGCGCCTGCTCCGCGGCGATCAGATCGGCGGTGTTGTTCGCGCCGGCGATGAGGGCGCGCAGCCGGTCCACCGAGGCCTGGAGCGCCTTGATTCGGGCGTCGAGATCTTCCCACTGCATGGTGACGTCGTCACGGTTGGTGCTGATCTCGGCGACCTCGCCGATCTTGCCGAGACCGTCGATGAAGGCGTCGGTCTTGTCGGCGGGCACCCGGACCGTCAACGACGCGCTGGGCCGATCGTCGTCATCGGTACCGGGTTGCTCTGTGCGCGAATCGATCCGGCCGCCCGCGGCGGTCACCTGACCGGCCACCTGGCCGGCCGCGGCGATCGGATCACCGGCGATGATGTCGACACTGCCGGTCACAACTTCCTTGCGGGACAGCACTTCCCCGCTGGGCTGCTGCTTGCTGTCGCCGGGCGCCTGCTCGCGGAATCCGGGCGGCGCCACCGCCGGGGCGGCCGTCTCGAACGATCGGCCGGAGGCACCGGAGTCGGAGTCGGCGGCATCGTTGTCACCGCAGCCCACGAACAGTGTCAGGCTCAGCAGACCGATGCACAGAACCGCAAGCTTTCGCATGTGCGCAGCGTAGCCGCTGCGGTACGGAGTTATCCGGTGCTCGCGGCGAAATCGGCGGCCCAGCGTGGATCTCGGCCGGTAATCGCCACGATGCGGTCGATGAGCGGGGCTTCGTCCGAGGTCGCGACCGGCGGCCCCCACAGTTCCGGGACCGGACTGTTCGGGACGAACTCGGCGACGTGGTCGAAGCACGGCCGCAAGACATGGTCCGGCAGCGCGAAGGGACGGTCGATCGCGCGCGCCAGATCCCAGCCGTGCACCACGATTTCGGTGTAAGCGATACTGCCCCACATTTCGTTGGTCAGGTCCGCACCCGCGGTCGGGGTGCTGCCCTGCCATGCCGCCGGATCGTCCCACGCGGTGCCGAGGAGCCGGATCCGC from Nocardia goodfellowii carries:
- a CDS encoding DUF2798 domain-containing protein → MNSAKSYSRNAFGKLPARYSAVILPMLLSILMTCVVSFISTLMSDGLALGIWLRSWAVSWPIAFPTLLLVLPVVRRITAALVHAPQAAHSARR
- a CDS encoding DUF4349 domain-containing protein yields the protein MRKLAVLCIGLLSLTLFVGCGDNDAADSDSGASGRSFETAAPAVAPPGFREQAPGDSKQQPSGEVLSRKEVVTGSVDIIAGDPIAAAGQVAGQVTAAGGRIDSRTEQPGTDDDDRPSASLTVRVPADKTDAFIDGLGKIGEVAEISTNRDDVTMQWEDLDARIKALQASVDRLRALIAGANNTADLIAAEQALSSRQGELDSLTAQKRRLDDQVALSTLTISLRTDADHSDDGPSNFWDGIVEGWNSLVGWLQDAVVFLGKAIPWLGFLVLLGAALWGLVKLIRRPRRPRHTVGPEASAPAETVAGTGESRATDSGKGDRQAEQP
- a CDS encoding FAD-binding oxidoreductase; this encodes MSVGAAAAVSSGFAARTAAEPVVRQGPSLDWSRLSTRSRGPVLLPSDSEYATAKQLFDPRFDAARPAAVVRATDTEDVRAAVAFADEHDLSIAVRGGGHSYVGASAADGALVIDLRQMREITYDNGVAVIGAGASLYGIQAELARHGQTLPLGTCPAVGIAGLTLGGGIGVESRLYGLTCDRLREATLVLADGSRTAVSAANRPELFWALRGGGGGLGVLTSLTFRTCPATSKDIVRLAFSGTAAQQVLTGWARWLPETGRTVWASVEVSADGAGAVGCAIRLVCTAGTGVTTAARLAGVIGAAPVGTHHRTLGHLDAVLSLAGGRPDTPRTSTVAGSDVVARYSPELADAVVEAISSRSSAGGRGMVLVDPLDGAVRDLLADATACPWRNHSAVLQWIATDYRDPGEAAAWIDRAHQLVGAHSAGGYINYLEPAQPTNRYFAANTSRLSDIRAAVDPDGRMSVR
- a CDS encoding NADP-dependent isocitrate dehydrogenase, encoding MSKKIKVEGTVVELDGDEMTRIIWQFIKDKLIHPYLDVNLEYYDLGIEYRDKTDDQVTIDAANAIKQHGVGVKCATITPDEARVEEFGLKKMWRSPNGTIRNILGGTIFRAPIIISNVPRLVPGWTKPIIIGRHAFGDQYRATDFKVHQAGTVTLTFTPEDGSEPIVHEVVKMPEDGGVVMGMYNFKQSIVDFARASFNYGLQQNYPVYLSTKNTILKAYDGMFKDTFQEIFDAEFKTQFDAAGLTYEHRLIDDMVASSMKWEGGYVWACKNYDGDVQSDTVAQGFGSLGLMTSVLLTPDGKTCEAEAAHGTVTRHYRQHQQGKPTSTNPIASIFAWTRGLEHRGKLDNTPEVIGFAQALEDVVIKTVEGGQMTKDLALLVGGDQGYLSTEEFLGALDVNLARALRS
- a CDS encoding TIGR03086 family metal-binding protein, translating into MIDLKPACAAMIDLLTEITDSQLTVPTPCSEFHVADLLDHIDEVAQGFIALARKEGEPDRDGSAAVSTAADRAVLAERIRLLGTAWDDPAAWQGSTPTAGADLTNEMWGSIAYTEIVVHGWDLARAIDRPFALPDHVLRPCFDHVAEFVPNSPVPELWGPPVATSDEAPLIDRIVAITGRDPRWAADFAASTG
- a CDS encoding DUF167 domain-containing protein, encoding MPPTAVRATVKPNSRKGPLVETAADGTLTLYVRAPAVEGKANKAAIELLAEHYGVSKSSVRLIAGAGSRFKRFEIDR